One window of Lemur catta isolate mLemCat1 chromosome 3, mLemCat1.pri, whole genome shotgun sequence genomic DNA carries:
- the TINAGL1 gene encoding tubulointerstitial nephritis antigen-like isoform X2, with translation MHGGRVYPVLGTYWNNCNRCTCHEKGQWECDQEPCLVDPDMINAINQGNYGWRAGNHSAFWGMTLDEGIRYRLGTIRPSSSVMNMNEIYTVLAPGEVLPTAFEASQKWPNLIHEPLDQGNCAGSWAFSTAAVASDRVSIHSLGHMTPVLSPQNLLSCDTHHQQGCRGGRLDGAWWFLRRRGVVSDHCYPFSGRERDEAGPAPRCMMHSRAMGRGKRQATARCPNGHVHSNDIYQVTPAYRLGSSEKEIMKELMENGPVQALMEVHEDFFLYQGGIYSHTPVSRERPERYRRHGTHSVKITGWGEETLPDGRTLKYWTAANSWGPAWGERGHFRIVRGANECDIESFVLGVWGRVGMEDMAHH, from the exons ATGCATGGAGGTCGAGTCTATCCAGTCCTGGGAACCTATTGGAACAACTGTAACCGTTG CACCTGCCACGAGAAAGGGCAGTGGGAGTGTGACCAGGAGCCATGCCTGGTGGACCCAGACATGATCAACGCCATCAACCAGGGCAACTACGG GTGGCGGGCTGGGAACCACAGCGCCTTCTGGGGCATGACCCTGGATGAGGGCATTCGCTACCGCCTGGGCACCATCCGCCCGTCTTCCTCTGTCATGAACATGAATGAGATCTAT ACAGTGCTGGCCCCCGGGGAGGTGCTTCCCACGGCCTTCGAGGCCTCTCAGAAGTGGCCCAACCTGATCCACGAGCCTCTTGACCAGGGCAACTGTGCAGGCTCCTGGGCCTTCTCCACGGCAG CTGTGGCATCCGATCGGGTGTCAATCCATTCGCTGGGACACATGACACCTGTCCTGTCGCCCCAGAACCTGCTGTCTTGTGACACCCACCACCAGCAGGGCTGTCGCGGCGGGCGTCTCGATGGTGCCTGGTGGTTCCTGCGTCGTCGAGG GGTGGTGTCTGATCACTGCTACCCATTCTCGGGCCGTGAGCGAGATGAGGCTGGCCCCGCGCCCCGATGTATGATGCACAGCCGGGCCATGGGTCGGGGCAAGCGCCAGGCCACTGCCCGCTGCCCCAATGGCCACGTCCATTCCAATGACATCTACCAGGTCACTCCTGCCTACAGACTGGGCTCCAGC GAGAAGGAGATCATGAAGGAGCTGATGGAGAATGGCCCTGTCCAAG CCCTCATGGAGGTGCACGAGGACTTCTTCCTGTACCAGGGCGGCATCTACAGCCACACACCAGTGAGCCGTGAGAGGCCGGAGCGATACCGCCGGCATGGGACGCACTCGGTCAAGATCACAGG GTGGGGCGAGGAGACGCTGCCCGATGGAAGGACGCTGAAATACTGG ACGGCGGCCAACTCGTGGGGCCCAGCCTGGGGTGAGAGGGGCCACTTCCGCATCGTGCGCGGCGCCAACGAGTGCGACATCGAGAGCTTTGTGCTGGGCGTCTGGGGCCGCGTGGGCATGGAGGACATGGCTCATCACTGA